The DNA segment ATGTTGCTGGTGACGGCCTGCGTCTTGGAGATCTTCTTCGATTGCAGCCGGCGCCGCTCGAGCATGTTCTTGAAGTCCATGTTGCCGCCGACGTTCAGCTGGTACGTGCGGTCGAGCACGAGCCCGCGCTCTTCGAACAGGCGGGCGAGCACGCGGTGGGTGATCGTCGCGCCGAGCTGGCTCTTGATGTCGTCGCCGACGATGGGCACGCCGGCTGCGGTGAACTTGGCCGCCCACTCCGGGTCGCTCGCAATGAACACCGGCAGGGCGTTGACGAACGCCACACCCGCGTCGATCGACGCCTGTGCATAGAACTTCGCGGCCTCCTCGCTGCCGACCGGAAGGTAGCAGACGAGCACATCGACGGAGGCGGCGCGGAGCGCCTGCGTCACGTCGATGACCGCGGCATCCGATTCCTCGATCGTGTCGAGGTAATACTCGCCGAGCCCGTCGAGGGTCGGTCCGCGCTGCACGGTCACGCCGGTCGGGGCGACCTCGGCGAAGGCGAGCGTGTTGTTCTCGCTGGCCCAGATGGCGTCGGCGAGGTCGACTCCGACCTTGGCGGCGTCGACGTCGAAGGCGGCGACGAACTCGACGTCGCCGACGGAATACGGCCCGAACCGGTTGTGCATGAGACCGGGGATGACCTCGTCGGCGGCGGCGTCACGATAGAACGTGACTCCCTGGACGAGGGCGTTGGCGCAGTTTCCCACTCCGACGATAGCGACGCGAAGAGACATGAATTCGAGCTCCTTGATAGTTACAGTGTTCGCTGACTACACTAGGCAGGTTGCCCGGGCTCATTTGACACGCTCACTGAGCCGGGCGCACATGTAACCCTCCTGTCACAGACCGTCTGTGACCGTTTAGTCCGAAGGAGGTGGGTTAGTCATGCAGCAATACGAACTTATGGTCATCCTCGATCCAGAGATCGATGAGCGCACCGTCGCTCCCAGCCTCGACAAGTTCCTCAATGTCATCCGCAACGCGGGTGGGTCGATCGACAAGGTCGACGTCTGGGGACGCCGTCGTCTGGCGTACGAGATCAACAAGAAGACCGAGGGCATCTATGCCGTCGTCGCGTTGACCTCCGACTCCGCCGCGACCGTCGAGCTCGACCGCCAGCTCAAGCTCAGCGAAGCAGTCATGCGCACCAAGGTGCTTCGCGCCGAGGAAGCCATCGCCCAGGTCGCCGAAGCCGCCAAGCTCTCCGCAGAGAAGGCAGCCCGCAAGGCAGCCGCTCCCGCGAAGGCCGCTCCGGTCTCTGACGATTCCGCCGCGAAGGTCGCCGCCGCGCCGAAGGCACCGGCAGCTCCTGCCGCGCCTGAAGCACCCGTCGCCGAGTAGCTCATGGCTGGCGAAACAGTAATCACCGTGGTGGGTAACCTCACCAGCGACCCGGAGCTGCGGTACACGCAGAACGGGCTGGCGGTTGCGAACTTCACCATCGCCTCCACACCCCGGAGCTTCGACCGTGCGTCGAACGACTGGAAGGATGGCGAAGCACTGTTCCTGCGCGCGAGCGTCTGGCGCGAGTTCGCCGAGCATGTCGCCGGTTCGCTGACGAAGGGTTCGCGCGTTGTTGCGACCGGTCGTCTGAAGCAGCGGTCGTACGAGACCAAAGAGGGCGAGAAGCGCACCAGCATCGAGCTCGAGGTCGACGAGATCGGTCCTTCGCTTCGCTACGCGACGGCTCAGGTCACGCGCACGTCGAGCTCCCGCGAAGGCGGCAGCGGCGGCAACAGCAGCGGCGGCGGTAACCCGCAGCAGCAACGCGGCCAGGTCGCCGAAGAGCCGTGGGCGCCATCCGCTCCTGCGGCCGCCTCGGGCGCAGGCGGAGACGTCTGGAACACGCCCGGCAGCTTCAACGACGAGACCCCGTTCTAATACGCGGTCTCGCCCCACATCATTACCTCTACTGAAAGCAGATAAATCATGGCTGGAAAGAGCAGCGGCGATCGCCGCAAGCCCCTCCGGACTGCCAAGGGCGGCAAACCCGTCGCCCCGGCGAAGTCCATTCGCGTCGGCGTCATCGACTACAAGGATGTTGCAACGCTTCGCAAGTTCATTTCCGAGCGTGGAAAGATCCGCGCTCGCCGTATTACCGGTGTCTCCGTTCAGGAGCAGCGTCTCATCGCCCGTGCCGTCAAGAACGCACGCGAGATGGCACTGCTGCCCTACGCCGGCTCAGGCCGTTAAGGAGCCCTGACATGTCAAAGCTGATCCTCACGCACGAGGTCACCGGTCTCGGTGCCCCCGGCGACGTCATCGACGTCAAAAACGGCTATGCCCGTAACTTCCTTGTACCCCAGGGCTTCGCGGTCATGTGGAGCCGGGGCGGCGAAAAGCAGATCGAGCAGATCAAGGCGGCCCGCGCAGCTCACGAGCACGCCACGATCGAAGAAGCCAAGGACCTCAAGGCCCGCCTCGAGGCGACCACCGTCACGCTGAAGGTCAAGGCCGGAGCTGGCGGACGCCTGTTCGGGTCGGTCAAGGCGTCGAACGTGGCCGATGCAGTGGCCGCACAGGGCCTTGGCATCGTTGACAAGCGCAAGATCGAGATCACCTCGGCCATCAAGGCCACCGGTGACCACGAGGCATCCATTCGCCTGCGCGACGACCTCACCGCGACCATCACCCTCCGGGTGGTTGCCGCAAAGTAATACCCTGCAACGGGTGGCGGTGGCTCGGAACTACGGTTCCGGGCCACCGCTTTTTTGTACCCTGTCAAGCCCTTTGTGCACAGTGGGGCGTGTCGTTTCACAACCCTCAAGTGGAACTCTAGACATCTTTCTACACACACCCTGCGCGAATCTAAATGCCTGGTCAGAGGCCAAGTAATATCCGGCAGTACTGGGTTACTAACAATCCAGTCCACAGGTTGTGCACACTCCACACGGCGTTTCGCGCAAACTTTCCACAGGCCTGTCCACAGGTGGGATTAGGTCCGGTTGGGTTGGCGGGCGCCGTGCTCCTAGTGTGTGACAGCGCGTCTTACCCCGGGGGGATGATGCTGCACGGTCCGCCGATATCGGCGATGTCGCCGGCATCCGCTACACAAGTCAATGAAGGAGGTCCATCGTGTCGATAGCCCATTTGGGACTCGCGGGACCAGCCGAAGCCCGATCCGATCAGCAGCGGCAGCAGTCCGAGCGCACGCCTCCGCATGACCTGCTCGCGGAGCAGAGCGCCATCGGCGGCATGCTCTTGAGCAAGGATGCCGTGGCCGACGTCATCGAGGCGGTGCGGGCGGTGGACTTCTACATGCCCAAGCACGAGATCATCTTCGACGCGATCCTCTCGCTCTACTCCCACGGCGAGCCGACCGACGTGATCGCGGTCACCGACGAGCTCCTGAAGGCGGGCGAGCTCACCCGGGCGGGCGGCGCGGACTACCTGCACACGCTCACCGGACTCGTACCGACCGCAGCGAACGCCGGCTACTACTCCAGCATCGTCGCCGAAAAGGCCGTGCTGCGCCGCCTCGTCGAGGCGGGCACGCGCATCGTGCAGATGGGCTACGCGAGCGAGGGTGAGGTTGTCGACCTCGTCAACAACGCGCAGGCGGAGATCTACGGGGTTACCGGCGGCGTCGAGGCGGAGGACTTCATCCCTCTCACGGTCGCCGTCGAGACGGCGATTGGAGAGATCGAGGCGGCCAACGGGCGCGACGGCTCGATGACCGGTGTGCCGACGGGCTTCGCCGAACTCGACGACCTCACCAACGGCCTCCACGGCGGGCAGCTCATCATCATCGCGGCCAGGCCGGCACTCGGAAAGTCGACGCTCGCGCTCGACTTCGCCCGCGCAGCATCCATCAAGCACGACATGCCCTCGATCTTCTTCTCGCTCGAGATGGGGCGGAGCGAGATCGCGATGCGACTGCTCTCGGCCGAGGCATCCGTTCCCCTGCAGAACATGCGCAAGGGCACCGTCGACTCGCGCGACTGGACCACCATCGCGGCGACCCGCGGCCGGATTAATGACGCGCCGCTCTATATCGACGACAGCCCCAACATGACGCTCGTCGAGATCCGCGCCAAGTGCCGCAGGCTCAAGCA comes from the Marisediminicola antarctica genome and includes:
- the rplI gene encoding 50S ribosomal protein L9; this encodes MSKLILTHEVTGLGAPGDVIDVKNGYARNFLVPQGFAVMWSRGGEKQIEQIKAARAAHEHATIEEAKDLKARLEATTVTLKVKAGAGGRLFGSVKASNVADAVAAQGLGIVDKRKIEITSAIKATGDHEASIRLRDDLTATITLRVVAAK
- the dnaB gene encoding replicative DNA helicase, which translates into the protein MSIAHLGLAGPAEARSDQQRQQSERTPPHDLLAEQSAIGGMLLSKDAVADVIEAVRAVDFYMPKHEIIFDAILSLYSHGEPTDVIAVTDELLKAGELTRAGGADYLHTLTGLVPTAANAGYYSSIVAEKAVLRRLVEAGTRIVQMGYASEGEVVDLVNNAQAEIYGVTGGVEAEDFIPLTVAVETAIGEIEAANGRDGSMTGVPTGFAELDDLTNGLHGGQLIIIAARPALGKSTLALDFARAASIKHDMPSIFFSLEMGRSEIAMRLLSAEASVPLQNMRKGTVDSRDWTTIAATRGRINDAPLYIDDSPNMTLVEIRAKCRRLKQKVGLKLVIIDYLQLMTSGKKVESRQQEVSEFSRALKLLAKELQVPVIALSQLNRGPEQRTDKMPAISDLRESGSLEQDADMVILLHRESAYEKENPRAGEADLIVAKHRNGPTRTVTVAFQGHFSRFTDMAPA
- a CDS encoding inositol-3-phosphate synthase; this encodes MSLRVAIVGVGNCANALVQGVTFYRDAAADEVIPGLMHNRFGPYSVGDVEFVAAFDVDAAKVGVDLADAIWASENNTLAFAEVAPTGVTVQRGPTLDGLGEYYLDTIEESDAAVIDVTQALRAASVDVLVCYLPVGSEEAAKFYAQASIDAGVAFVNALPVFIASDPEWAAKFTAAGVPIVGDDIKSQLGATITHRVLARLFEERGLVLDRTYQLNVGGNMDFKNMLERRRLQSKKISKTQAVTSNIDNEINARDVHIGPSDHIPWLDDRKLAFVRLEGHGFGNAPTTLEYKLEVWDSPNSAGVVIDAIRAAKVALDAGQGGPVESASAYFMKSPPTQYPDPVARELLEQFIRDNA
- the rpsR gene encoding 30S ribosomal protein S18; translation: MAGKSSGDRRKPLRTAKGGKPVAPAKSIRVGVIDYKDVATLRKFISERGKIRARRITGVSVQEQRLIARAVKNAREMALLPYAGSGR
- a CDS encoding single-stranded DNA-binding protein: MAGETVITVVGNLTSDPELRYTQNGLAVANFTIASTPRSFDRASNDWKDGEALFLRASVWREFAEHVAGSLTKGSRVVATGRLKQRSYETKEGEKRTSIELEVDEIGPSLRYATAQVTRTSSSREGGSGGNSSGGGNPQQQRGQVAEEPWAPSAPAAASGAGGDVWNTPGSFNDETPF